In Streptomyces sp. NBC_00483, a single window of DNA contains:
- a CDS encoding ROK family protein encodes MAGNQASAGELLHLVRSGRATTRGALQEVTGLSRATVGQRLDRLFRAGWLREGAAGPVNSRLGGRPSIHLEFDDAHAVVLAADLDTRHARAAVLSLTGEVLAEHMDTLTVDDGPERVLSQLGGWFGDLLRKADRSPGLVCGIGLAVPGPVDFASGRVVQPPMMPGWDGYDIVGRLARAAAEGAGTPADVPVLVDNDANLMAYGEQRTAHPDCRAFALVKVSTGIGAGVVVDGAIYRGIDGGAGDIGHIRVPDGADALCKCGSYGCLAAVASGRAVARRLTEAGVPARSGSDVRELLAAGHPEALRLAREAGHAVGEVLATVVTLLNPGVLMIAGDLAGTAFLTGVRELLYQRALPRSTAHLDVVTSRLGERSALIGAGALVVEELYAPARAERRLAALGL; translated from the coding sequence ATGGCGGGGAATCAGGCGAGCGCCGGAGAGCTGCTGCACCTGGTGCGCAGCGGCAGAGCGACCACGCGAGGCGCCCTCCAGGAGGTCACGGGCCTGTCCAGGGCCACGGTCGGCCAACGGCTCGACCGGCTCTTCCGCGCGGGCTGGCTGCGCGAGGGCGCCGCGGGTCCCGTCAACTCCCGGCTCGGCGGCCGCCCTTCGATCCACCTGGAGTTCGACGACGCGCACGCCGTGGTGCTCGCCGCCGACCTCGACACCCGGCACGCCCGCGCCGCGGTCCTGTCCCTGACCGGCGAGGTGCTCGCGGAACACATGGACACCCTCACCGTCGACGACGGGCCCGAGCGGGTGCTGTCCCAACTCGGCGGCTGGTTCGGTGACTTGCTGCGCAAGGCGGACCGCTCGCCCGGCCTGGTGTGCGGGATCGGCCTCGCGGTGCCGGGCCCCGTCGACTTCGCGTCCGGCCGGGTCGTCCAGCCGCCGATGATGCCCGGCTGGGACGGCTACGACATCGTGGGCCGGCTCGCCCGCGCCGCCGCCGAGGGCGCGGGCACCCCGGCGGACGTCCCGGTCCTCGTCGACAACGACGCCAACCTCATGGCGTACGGCGAACAGCGCACCGCCCACCCCGACTGCCGCGCCTTCGCCCTCGTCAAGGTCTCCACCGGCATCGGGGCGGGCGTCGTCGTGGACGGCGCGATCTACCGGGGCATCGACGGCGGCGCGGGCGACATCGGGCACATCCGCGTGCCGGACGGCGCGGACGCGCTGTGCAAGTGCGGCTCGTACGGCTGCCTGGCCGCCGTCGCCAGCGGCCGGGCCGTGGCGCGCCGCCTGACGGAGGCGGGTGTCCCCGCGAGGTCCGGCTCCGATGTGCGCGAGCTGCTGGCCGCCGGGCACCCGGAGGCGCTGCGGCTCGCGCGGGAGGCGGGGCACGCCGTCGGCGAGGTCCTCGCGACCGTCGTGACGCTCCTCAACCCCGGCGTTCTCATGATCGCCGGAGATCTGGCCGGAACTGCCTTCCTCACGGGCGTCCGTGAACTCCTGTATCAACGGGCCCTGCCGCGCTCGACCGCGCACCTGGACGTGGTCACGTCCCGGCTCGGCGAGCGCTCGGCGCTCATCGGAGCGGGAGCGCTGGTGGTGGAGGAGCTGTACGCCCCCGCGCGGGCCGAGCGGCGGCTGGCGGCACTGGGCCTGTGA
- a CDS encoding oxidoreductase: MSGWSATDIPDQQGRTAVVTGANTGIGYVTARELARAGAHVVLACRSEQRGVAALERLTSEVPGAQAEFARLDLGDLASVRAFAEAREDRPLDLLVNNAGVMALPYGRTADGFETQFGVNHLGHFALTGLLLPGLLAAPAPRVVSVSSGLHALANIDIADLNSERKYGRWVAYGRSKTANLLFVHELARQVEAAGAGLVAAAAHPGYAATELQARSARMEGRKGAERFFEVGNRFFGQPAEDGALPTLRAATAPDVRPDDFYGPRVMMWRGAPIKSWRASWTVNDAAGERLWAASEQLTGVDFKALGR; this comes from the coding sequence ATGAGCGGCTGGAGCGCGACCGACATCCCCGACCAGCAGGGCCGTACGGCGGTGGTCACCGGAGCCAACACCGGCATCGGCTACGTCACCGCACGCGAACTGGCCCGCGCGGGCGCCCACGTGGTCCTGGCCTGCCGCAGCGAGCAGCGGGGCGTCGCGGCCCTGGAGCGTCTGACGTCCGAAGTCCCCGGTGCGCAGGCCGAGTTCGCGCGGCTCGACCTCGGTGACCTCGCCTCGGTACGGGCCTTCGCCGAGGCCCGTGAGGACCGCCCGCTCGACCTCCTGGTCAACAACGCGGGCGTGATGGCCCTCCCGTACGGCCGCACCGCCGACGGCTTCGAGACCCAGTTCGGCGTGAACCACCTGGGGCACTTCGCGCTGACCGGGCTGCTGCTGCCGGGCCTGCTCGCGGCGCCCGCGCCCCGCGTCGTCTCCGTCTCCAGCGGGCTGCACGCCCTCGCCAACATCGACATCGCCGACCTCAACAGCGAGAGGAAGTACGGGCGTTGGGTCGCCTACGGGCGGTCCAAGACGGCCAACCTGCTGTTCGTGCACGAGCTGGCGCGGCAGGTGGAGGCGGCGGGTGCGGGGCTCGTGGCGGCCGCGGCGCACCCCGGCTACGCGGCCACGGAGCTGCAGGCGCGCAGCGCCCGGATGGAGGGCCGCAAGGGCGCGGAACGGTTCTTCGAGGTCGGCAACCGGTTCTTCGGGCAGCCCGCCGAGGACGGAGCGCTGCCGACGCTGCGCGCGGCCACGGCCCCGGACGTACGGCCCGACGACTTCTACGGCCCGCGCGTGATGATGTGGCGCGGCGCCCCCATCAAGTCCTGGCGGGCGTCGTGGACGGTCAACGACGCGGCGGGGGAGCGGCTGTGGGCCGCGTCGGAGCAGCTGACGGGCGTGGACTTCAAGGCGCTTGGCCGATGA
- a CDS encoding LPXTG cell wall anchor domain-containing protein: MQIRQILATAAVAAVTAPVALLSVSPAYAGTQSSVQTQEKSSIAKLKKAVKEARAAYRAAVAAEQALEKELDATTAPEHPLMVALADAKKDAEAAAKAKDEADAAVVAAEQKLAEANAGEDEAAKAAAEKALTDAKAAATGAATAKTDADAKVTAADTALDDNRVAIARKIHKAQQDVKAALATKEAAEKALADAKDEQPGPDEPTDPECKEGAALKATLPGLPSKIAAGSTVDFRLRLTNGTGRTLDEVLPFASVGAGDKSDKDITSKLHLKSKQGGQWKSVPADDYAGRFTNVKAGAHVDLPLRLSIDRSAPAGYGISAAVGAYFNEDATCGVGDLVAYNFTINPVGAGNSDTPAGEGNKPKPQGSASPVATSGSGNGSGTTDGSLASTGSSSALPTIGLAGGAAVVVGAGAVFVMRRRKADANS, from the coding sequence GTGCAGATCCGTCAGATTCTCGCGACAGCCGCAGTCGCCGCCGTGACCGCTCCGGTGGCGCTGCTGTCCGTCTCTCCGGCGTACGCCGGGACCCAGTCCAGCGTGCAGACCCAGGAGAAGTCCTCCATAGCCAAGTTGAAGAAGGCTGTGAAGGAGGCGAGAGCGGCGTACCGCGCGGCTGTCGCCGCCGAGCAGGCCCTGGAGAAGGAGCTCGACGCCACGACGGCCCCGGAGCACCCGCTCATGGTCGCCCTCGCCGACGCGAAGAAGGACGCCGAGGCCGCCGCGAAGGCGAAGGACGAGGCCGACGCGGCCGTCGTCGCCGCGGAGCAGAAGCTGGCCGAAGCCAACGCCGGCGAGGACGAGGCCGCCAAGGCCGCCGCCGAGAAGGCGCTCACCGACGCCAAGGCCGCCGCGACCGGGGCCGCCACCGCCAAGACCGACGCCGACGCCAAGGTCACCGCGGCCGACACGGCCCTCGACGACAACCGCGTCGCGATCGCCCGGAAGATCCACAAGGCCCAGCAGGACGTCAAGGCCGCGCTCGCCACGAAGGAAGCCGCCGAGAAGGCCCTCGCCGACGCGAAGGACGAGCAGCCCGGTCCGGACGAGCCGACGGACCCCGAGTGCAAGGAAGGTGCCGCGCTCAAGGCCACCCTCCCCGGCCTGCCGTCCAAGATCGCCGCCGGCTCCACGGTCGACTTCCGGCTGCGCCTGACCAACGGCACCGGGCGGACCCTCGACGAGGTGCTGCCGTTCGCGAGTGTGGGCGCGGGCGACAAGTCCGACAAGGACATCACCAGCAAGCTGCACCTCAAGTCCAAGCAGGGCGGCCAGTGGAAGTCCGTCCCGGCGGACGACTACGCGGGTAGGTTCACCAACGTGAAGGCGGGCGCGCACGTCGATCTGCCGCTGCGCCTGTCGATCGACCGCTCGGCACCTGCCGGCTACGGCATCAGCGCCGCCGTGGGCGCGTACTTCAACGAGGACGCCACCTGCGGCGTCGGCGACTTGGTCGCGTACAACTTCACGATCAACCCGGTCGGCGCCGGCAACTCCGACACCCCCGCCGGCGAGGGCAACAAGCCCAAGCCGCAGGGCAGCGCCTCCCCCGTCGCCACCTCCGGCTCGGGCAACGGCTCCGGCACCACGGACGGCTCCCTCGCCTCCACCGGCTCCTCCTCCGCCCTGCCGACGATCGGCCTGGCGGGCGGCGCGGCCGTCGTGGTCGGCGCCGGTGCGGTGTTCGTGATGCGCCGCCGCAAGGCCGACGCCAACAGCTGA
- the nirB gene encoding nitrite reductase large subunit NirB: MPTDKALPTIVLIGHGMVGQRFLEAAAERGLTDSHRVVVLCEEPRPAYDRVHLTSYFSGTTPEELSMTDPEFIEKHGIELYVGDPAVVVDRESRVVHARSGLKVPYDTMVLATGSYPFVPPVPGKDATGCFVYRTIEDLYAIEEYAKNNATVGAVVGGGLLGLEAAGALQGLGLATHIVEFAPRLMPVQVDEGGGAALFKTISDMGLDVHTGVGTQEIVTGEGDAVRGMKLSDGSELATDLVVFSAGVRPRDQLARDMGLLVGERGGITVDERCRTSDPDIFAIGECALASDGRVYGLVAPGYEMALAVADTIADEDASFTGADLSTKLKLLGVDVASFGDAHGATDGCLDVVYSDSRSGTYKKLVIGGEGELLGGILVGDAEAYGTLRALTGTVPPIAPEQLVLPAGAGAPAQLGPEALPDEAVICSCHNVTKGAICEHTSLPEVKKCTKAGTGCGSCVKLIGQLLPKSGDDGLCGCFKHTREQLYEIVRVKRITTYAQLLDEHGREGARGGEGCEICKPTVGSIIASLAPSIGADGYVLDGEQAALQDTNDHFLANLQKNGSYSVVPRIPGGEITPEKLIVIGEVARDFGLYTKITGGQRIDLFGARVDQLPMIWARLVDAGFESGHAYGKALRTVKSCVGQTWCRYGVQDSVRMAIDLELRYRGLRAPHKLKSAVSGCARECAEAQSKDFGVIATANGWNLYVGGNGGMTPRHADLLAKDLSDAELIRLIDRFLMFYIRTADRLERTATWLERIEGGLDHVRDVVVHDSLGICDELEALMRAHVAHYRDEWAETIEDPERLSRFVSFVNAPDTPDPTVRFMPERDQIKPELPLIPLEGLTVR; this comes from the coding sequence ATGCCGACCGACAAGGCACTGCCCACGATCGTCCTCATCGGCCACGGCATGGTCGGCCAGCGTTTCCTCGAGGCCGCCGCCGAGCGCGGGCTCACGGACTCGCACCGGGTGGTCGTCCTGTGCGAGGAGCCGCGTCCCGCCTACGACCGCGTGCACCTCACCTCGTACTTCTCGGGCACCACGCCCGAGGAACTCTCCATGACGGACCCGGAGTTCATCGAGAAGCACGGCATCGAGCTGTACGTCGGCGACCCCGCCGTGGTCGTCGACCGCGAGTCCCGCGTCGTGCACGCCCGCTCCGGGCTCAAGGTCCCCTACGACACGATGGTCCTTGCCACCGGCTCGTACCCGTTCGTCCCGCCAGTGCCCGGCAAGGACGCGACCGGCTGCTTCGTGTACCGGACGATCGAGGACCTGTACGCGATCGAGGAGTACGCGAAGAACAACGCGACGGTCGGCGCCGTGGTCGGCGGCGGCCTCCTCGGGCTTGAGGCCGCGGGCGCGCTGCAGGGGCTCGGACTCGCCACCCACATCGTCGAGTTCGCGCCGCGCCTGATGCCGGTGCAGGTAGACGAGGGCGGCGGCGCGGCCCTGTTCAAGACCATCAGCGACATGGGGCTCGACGTGCACACGGGCGTCGGCACCCAGGAGATCGTCACGGGCGAAGGGGACGCGGTGCGCGGCATGAAGCTGTCGGACGGCAGCGAACTCGCCACGGACCTCGTCGTCTTCTCCGCCGGCGTCCGCCCCCGCGACCAACTCGCCCGCGACATGGGCCTTCTCGTCGGGGAGCGCGGCGGCATCACCGTCGACGAGCGGTGCCGCACCAGCGACCCCGACATCTTCGCGATCGGCGAGTGCGCGCTGGCCTCGGACGGCCGGGTGTACGGGCTCGTGGCCCCCGGCTACGAGATGGCGCTCGCGGTCGCCGACACCATCGCCGACGAGGACGCGTCGTTCACCGGCGCCGACCTCTCCACCAAGCTGAAGCTGCTCGGCGTCGACGTCGCCTCGTTCGGCGACGCGCACGGCGCCACCGACGGCTGCCTCGACGTCGTCTACTCGGACTCGCGCTCGGGCACGTACAAGAAGCTCGTGATCGGCGGCGAGGGCGAGCTGCTCGGCGGCATCCTCGTCGGCGACGCGGAGGCGTACGGGACGCTGCGCGCGCTCACCGGGACCGTGCCGCCGATCGCCCCGGAGCAGCTGGTCCTCCCTGCGGGCGCGGGCGCACCTGCCCAGCTCGGCCCGGAGGCGCTGCCCGACGAGGCCGTCATCTGTTCCTGCCACAACGTCACGAAGGGCGCGATCTGCGAGCACACCTCGCTGCCCGAGGTGAAGAAGTGCACCAAGGCCGGTACCGGCTGCGGGAGTTGCGTCAAGCTCATCGGCCAGCTGCTGCCGAAGAGCGGTGACGACGGGCTGTGCGGCTGCTTCAAGCACACCCGCGAGCAGCTGTACGAGATCGTGCGCGTCAAGCGGATCACGACGTACGCCCAACTCCTCGACGAGCACGGCCGGGAGGGTGCGCGCGGCGGCGAGGGCTGCGAGATCTGCAAGCCGACCGTCGGCTCGATCATCGCCTCGCTCGCCCCGTCGATCGGCGCGGACGGCTACGTCCTCGACGGCGAGCAGGCCGCCCTCCAGGACACCAACGACCACTTCCTCGCCAACCTCCAGAAGAACGGTTCGTACTCGGTCGTGCCCCGGATCCCCGGCGGCGAGATCACCCCCGAGAAACTGATCGTGATCGGGGAGGTCGCGCGGGACTTCGGTCTCTACACGAAGATCACGGGCGGCCAGCGCATCGACCTGTTCGGCGCGCGGGTCGACCAACTGCCCATGATTTGGGCCAGGTTGGTGGACGCCGGCTTCGAGTCCGGGCACGCGTACGGCAAGGCGCTGCGGACCGTGAAGTCGTGCGTGGGGCAGACCTGGTGCCGTTACGGGGTGCAGGACTCGGTCCGGATGGCGATCGACCTGGAGCTGCGCTACCGGGGCCTGCGAGCACCGCACAAGCTGAAGTCGGCGGTCTCCGGGTGCGCCCGCGAGTGCGCGGAGGCCCAGTCGAAGGACTTCGGCGTCATCGCCACGGCCAACGGCTGGAACCTGTACGTGGGCGGCAACGGCGGCATGACGCCCCGTCACGCCGACCTGCTGGCAAAGGACTTGAGCGACGCCGAGCTGATCCGGCTGATCGACCGGTTCCTGATGTTCTACATCCGCACCGCCGACCGCCTGGAGCGCACCGCGACCTGGCTGGAGCGGATCGAGGGCGGGCTCGACCACGTACGGGACGTCGTCGTGCACGACTCGCTCGGCATCTGCGACGAGCTCGAAGCCCTGATGCGGGCGCACGTCGCGCACTACCGCGACGAGTGGGCCGAGACCATCGAGGACCCCGAGCGCCTCTCCCGCTTCGTCTCCTTCGTCAACGCCCCCGACACCCCGGACCCGACGGTCCGCTTCATGCCCGAGCGCGACCAGATCAAGCCCGAACTGCCGCTGATTCCCCTGGAAGGACTGACCGTCCGATGA
- the nirD gene encoding nitrite reductase small subunit NirD, which yields MTIAPEITTTTLVRLDVDGELLAVCEPSRLSAGRGVAVLLPDDRQAAVFMDRTGRVYAIDNTDPFTGASVLSRGLLGSAEGRPFVASPLLKQRFDLETGRCLDDDGVTVRTYAVR from the coding sequence ATGACCATCGCTCCTGAGATCACGACGACCACCCTCGTGCGACTCGACGTGGACGGCGAGCTGTTGGCCGTGTGCGAACCGTCCCGCCTGAGCGCGGGTCGCGGGGTCGCCGTCCTGCTGCCGGACGACCGGCAGGCCGCGGTCTTCATGGACCGCACGGGCCGCGTGTACGCGATCGACAACACCGACCCGTTCACCGGGGCGTCCGTGCTCTCGCGAGGGCTGCTCGGCTCGGCGGAGGGACGGCCGTTCGTGGCGTCGCCGCTGCTGAAGCAGCGGTTCGACCTGGAGACGGGGCGGTGCCTGGACGACGACGGGGTCACCGTCCGGACGTACGCGGTGCGTTGA
- a CDS encoding MGH1-like glycoside hydrolase domain-containing protein has translation MEHTTERRGGALRPARPRVSLRDRAARVLDANWTGTSTVPSRKLYPHQWSWDSAFIAIGLRHVSPLRAQGELETLLAAQWGDGRIPHIVFNPAVALDAYFPSPDFWRSSTAGRAAGAPAAVQTSGIVQPPVHALAAWLVHRADPGLSRSRGFLERVYPDLAAWHRYLLHRRDHGGAGLVSVVHPWEQGMDNSPCWDAPLSRIAPAPALSFRRADLEHGAADDRPTDLDYGRYVRLAADYRDVEYADADGEFAVEDPSFNALLAASEHALARIACELGARGTARHARAERLTAALVRRLWDPRAGMFFCRDLRGGGGLVREYGVSGLLPLILPTLPREVVRALVDTARGPHFGVGDQVRMAPSYDLLGPAFDPHRYWRGPAWFNTNWLLEYGLRLHGELARAGRLRTAMLDIAGASDFAEYVDPRTGAGCGARGFGWTAALTLDLLAERTTR, from the coding sequence GTGGAGCACACGACCGAGCGGCGCGGAGGAGCGCTGCGGCCCGCACGGCCCCGCGTCTCCTTACGGGACCGCGCCGCGCGCGTGCTCGACGCGAACTGGACGGGGACCTCGACCGTCCCCTCGCGCAAGCTCTACCCCCACCAGTGGTCGTGGGACTCGGCGTTCATCGCGATCGGCCTGCGTCATGTCTCTCCGCTGCGCGCCCAGGGCGAGTTGGAGACGCTTCTTGCCGCGCAGTGGGGCGACGGCCGGATCCCGCACATCGTCTTCAACCCCGCCGTCGCGCTCGACGCGTACTTCCCCAGCCCCGACTTCTGGCGCTCCTCCACCGCGGGCCGCGCCGCGGGCGCCCCGGCCGCCGTGCAGACCTCCGGCATCGTGCAGCCGCCCGTGCACGCGCTGGCCGCCTGGCTGGTGCACCGCGCGGATCCGGGCCTGTCCCGCTCCCGCGGCTTCCTGGAGCGTGTGTACCCCGACCTCGCCGCCTGGCACCGCTATCTCCTCCACCGCCGCGACCACGGCGGCGCGGGCCTCGTCTCCGTGGTCCACCCCTGGGAGCAGGGCATGGACAACAGCCCTTGTTGGGACGCCCCGTTGAGCCGGATCGCCCCCGCCCCCGCACTCTCGTTCCGCCGCGCGGATCTGGAGCACGGCGCGGCGGACGACCGCCCGACGGACCTCGACTACGGACGGTACGTCCGCCTTGCGGCCGACTACAGGGACGTCGAATACGCGGACGCAGACGGGGAGTTCGCGGTCGAGGACCCGTCCTTCAACGCCCTGCTCGCGGCCTCCGAGCACGCGCTGGCCCGGATCGCCTGCGAGTTGGGAGCCAGGGGGACGGCTCGGCACGCGCGCGCGGAGCGGCTGACGGCGGCGCTGGTGCGACGACTGTGGGACCCGCGGGCCGGGATGTTCTTCTGCCGGGACTTACGCGGCGGGGGCGGCCTCGTCCGCGAGTACGGCGTCTCCGGGCTGCTGCCGCTGATCCTGCCGACGCTGCCGCGCGAGGTGGTGCGGGCGCTCGTGGACACGGCGCGCGGACCGCACTTCGGCGTCGGTGATCAGGTACGGATGGCGCCCAGCTACGACCTGCTCGGACCGGCCTTCGACCCGCACCGCTACTGGCGCGGGCCCGCCTGGTTCAACACCAACTGGCTTCTGGAGTACGGACTGCGGCTGCACGGCGAGCTCGCGCGGGCCGGGCGCCTGCGCACCGCCATGCTCGACATCGCCGGGGCTTCGGACTTCGCCGAGTACGTGGATCCCCGAACGGGGGCGGGCTGCGGCGCCCGCGGCTTCGGCTGGACGGCCGCGCTGACGCTGGATCTGCTGGCCGAGAGGACGACACGATGA
- the ppdK gene encoding pyruvate, phosphate dikinase has protein sequence MSENKDPQVAKFVYDFTEGNKDLKDLLGGKGANLAEMTNLGLPVPPGFTVTTEACKVYLDSGEEPVALRDEVSAHLDALEKKMGKKLGQADNPLLVSVRSGAKFSMPGMMDTVLNIGLSDKSVQGLAKQAGDDRFAWDSYRRLIQMFGKTVLDIDGELFEDALEKAKEAKKVAVDTDLDAADLKKLVTRFKKIVKTEAGRDFPQDPREQMDLAIKAVFESWNTDRAKLYRRQERIPGDLGTAVNVCSMVFGNLGADSGTGVAFTRDPASGHQGVYGDYLQNAQGEDVVAGIRNTVPLAELEQIDKKSYDQLMQIMETLENHYKDLCDIEFTIERGQLWMLQTRVGKRTAGAAFRIATQLVDQGLIDEAEALQRVSGAQLAQLMFPRFDDEAKVELLGRGIAASPGAAVGKAVFDSYTAIKWSRSGEKVILIRRETNPDDLDGMIACEGILTSRGGKTSHAAVVARGMGKTCVCGAEDLEVDTKRRRMTIGETVVEEGDVVSIDGSTGKVYLGEVPVVPSPVVEYFEGRMHAGADDADELVGAVHRIMAYADRVRRLRVRANADNAEDALRARRFGAQGIGLCRTEHMFLGDRRELVEKLILADTDSEREDSLKLLLPLQKQDFVELFEAMDGLPVTVRLLDPPLHEFLPDITELSVRVALAESRKDNNENDLRLLQAVHRLHEQNPMLGLRGVRLGLVIPGLFTMQVRAIAEAAAERKAAKGDPRAEIMIPLVGTVQELEIVREEADQVIAEVEESHGVKLKLAIGTMIELPRAALTAGQIAEAAQFFSFGTNDLTQTVWGFSRDDVEASFFTAYLEKGIFGVSPFETIDKDGVGSLVKSAVEAGRATRPDLKLGVCGEHGGDPESVHFFHEVGLDYVSCSPFRIPVARLEAGRAASTSAGSDHR, from the coding sequence GTGTCGGAGAACAAGGATCCTCAGGTAGCGAAGTTCGTTTACGACTTCACCGAGGGCAACAAGGACCTCAAGGACCTGCTGGGCGGCAAGGGTGCCAACCTCGCCGAGATGACCAACCTGGGACTTCCCGTCCCGCCCGGCTTCACCGTCACCACCGAGGCCTGCAAGGTCTACCTCGACAGCGGCGAGGAGCCGGTGGCACTCCGTGACGAGGTCTCCGCGCACCTCGACGCGCTCGAGAAGAAGATGGGGAAGAAGCTCGGCCAGGCCGACAACCCCCTTCTGGTGTCGGTCCGTTCGGGCGCCAAGTTCTCCATGCCCGGCATGATGGACACCGTCCTCAACATCGGTCTCTCCGACAAGTCGGTGCAGGGCCTCGCCAAGCAGGCCGGCGACGACCGCTTCGCCTGGGACTCGTACCGCCGCCTCATCCAGATGTTCGGCAAGACCGTCCTCGACATCGACGGCGAGCTCTTCGAGGACGCCCTGGAGAAGGCCAAGGAGGCGAAGAAGGTCGCGGTCGACACCGACCTGGACGCCGCCGACCTCAAGAAGCTCGTCACGCGCTTCAAGAAGATCGTCAAGACCGAGGCCGGGCGGGACTTCCCGCAGGACCCGCGCGAGCAGATGGACCTGGCCATAAAGGCCGTCTTCGAGTCGTGGAACACCGACCGCGCCAAGCTGTACCGCCGCCAGGAGCGCATCCCCGGCGACCTGGGCACGGCGGTCAACGTCTGCTCGATGGTCTTCGGCAACCTCGGCGCGGACTCCGGCACGGGCGTCGCGTTCACCCGCGACCCGGCCTCGGGCCACCAGGGCGTGTACGGCGACTACCTTCAGAACGCGCAGGGCGAGGACGTCGTCGCGGGCATCCGCAACACGGTGCCGCTCGCCGAGCTTGAGCAGATCGACAAGAAGTCGTACGACCAGCTCATGCAGATCATGGAGACCTTGGAGAACCACTACAAGGACCTCTGCGACATCGAATTCACCATCGAGCGCGGCCAGTTGTGGATGCTCCAGACCCGCGTCGGCAAGCGCACCGCCGGTGCCGCCTTCCGCATCGCGACGCAGCTCGTCGACCAGGGCCTGATCGACGAGGCCGAGGCGCTCCAGCGCGTCTCCGGCGCCCAGCTCGCGCAGCTGATGTTCCCGCGCTTCGACGACGAGGCGAAGGTCGAGCTGCTCGGCCGCGGCATCGCCGCCTCGCCGGGCGCGGCGGTCGGCAAGGCGGTCTTCGACTCGTACACGGCCATCAAGTGGTCGCGCTCCGGCGAGAAGGTCATCCTGATCCGCCGTGAGACCAACCCCGACGACCTCGACGGCATGATCGCCTGCGAGGGCATCCTCACCTCGCGCGGCGGCAAGACCTCGCACGCCGCCGTCGTCGCCCGCGGCATGGGCAAGACCTGTGTCTGCGGCGCCGAGGACCTCGAGGTCGACACCAAGCGCCGCCGGATGACCATCGGCGAGACCGTGGTCGAGGAGGGCGACGTCGTCTCCATCGACGGCTCCACCGGCAAGGTCTACCTCGGCGAGGTGCCCGTCGTGCCCTCCCCGGTCGTCGAGTACTTCGAGGGCCGGATGCACGCCGGCGCCGACGACGCCGACGAACTCGTGGGCGCCGTGCACCGGATCATGGCCTACGCGGACCGAGTACGCCGCCTGCGCGTACGCGCCAACGCCGACAACGCGGAAGACGCGCTGCGCGCCCGCCGCTTCGGCGCGCAGGGCATCGGCCTGTGCCGCACCGAGCACATGTTCCTCGGTGACCGGCGCGAGCTGGTCGAGAAGCTGATCCTCGCCGACACGGACAGCGAGCGCGAGGACTCCCTCAAGCTGCTCCTCCCGCTCCAGAAGCAGGACTTCGTCGAGCTGTTCGAGGCGATGGACGGCCTCCCGGTCACCGTCCGCCTGCTCGACCCGCCGCTGCACGAGTTCCTGCCGGACATCACCGAGCTCTCGGTCCGCGTCGCGCTCGCCGAGTCCCGCAAGGACAACAACGAGAACGACCTGCGCCTCCTCCAGGCCGTGCACCGGCTGCACGAGCAGAACCCGATGCTGGGCCTGCGCGGCGTCCGTCTCGGCCTCGTCATCCCCGGCCTGTTCACCATGCAGGTCCGCGCCATCGCCGAGGCCGCGGCCGAGCGCAAGGCCGCCAAGGGCGACCCGCGCGCCGAGATCATGATCCCGCTCGTCGGCACCGTCCAGGAGCTGGAGATCGTCCGCGAGGAGGCCGACCAGGTCATCGCGGAGGTCGAGGAGAGCCACGGCGTCAAGCTGAAGCTCGCCATCGGCACCATGATCGAGCTGCCCCGCGCCGCCCTCACGGCCGGGCAGATCGCCGAGGCGGCGCAGTTCTTCTCCTTCGGCACCAACGACCTCACGCAGACGGTCTGGGGCTTCAGCCGCGACGACGTGGAGGCTTCGTTCTTCACCGCGTACCTGGAGAAGGGCATCTTCGGGGTGTCGCCGTTCGAGACGATCGACAAGGACGGCGTCGGCTCGCTCGTGAAGTCCGCCGTCGAGGCGGGACGCGCCACGCGGCCCGACCTCAAGCTCGGCGTCTGCGGCGAGCACGGCGGCGACCCGGAGTCGGTCCACTTCTTCCACGAGGTGGGTCTGGACTACGTCTCCTGCTCCCCGTTCCGCATCCCGGTCGCCCGTCTGGAGGCGGGCCGCGCGGCCTCCACCTCCGCGGGCAGCGACCACCGCTGA